TGCCGCGATGCGGCCGCGTCATCATCTTCCCGGATCCCCATCTCCCTCACCCGCACCGGGACACCCACCATGCCCTGCGCCCTGATCCCCGCGCTCGCGCTCGCCCTGGCGGCGTGCGCGCCGCCCGAATCTCCCGACACCACCGTCACGGCGTTCGTGGGCGTCACCGTCGTGCCGATGGACACCGAGCGGCTCCTCGCCGACCAGACGGTGGTGGTGCGCGGCGAGCGCATCGTGGAGGTGGGGCCCGCGCGGTCGGTGCGCATCCCCGAAGGCGCGCGGCGGGTGGACGGCCGCGGGAAGTGGCTGATGCCCGGGCTGGCGGAGATGCACGGCCACGTGCCCCCGCCCAGCGCGCCGCCGGCGTACACGGAGCACGTGCTCTTCCTCTACCTGGCGAACGGGATCACCACGGTGCGCGGGATGCTGGGCGCGCCGGGACAGCTGGAGCTGCGCCGCCGCGCGGCCGCGGGGGAGATCGCGTCGCCCACGCTGTACCTGGCCGGGCCCAGCTTCAACGGCCAGTCGGTGAGCTCGCCCGAGCAGGCCATCTCCATGGTGCGCGCGCAGAAGGCGGAGGGGTGGGACCTGCTGAAGGTGCACCCCGGCCTCACCCGGCCGGAGTACGACGCCATGGCGCGCACCGCGCGCGAGCTGGGGATCCGCTTCGGCGGCCACGTGCCCGAAGAGGTGGGGCTGATGCACGCCATCGAGATGGGGCAGGAGACCTTCGACCACATCGACGGCTACGTGGAGGCGCTGGACGGCGAGGAGGGGCCCGTGGACGACGCGCGGCTGGCGGAGGTGGTGCGCCGCACGCGCGAGGCGGGGGCGTGGGTGGTGCCGACGATGGCGCTGTGGGAGGTGCTGTACAACACGGCCGACCTGGACTCGCTGCGGGCCTATCCCGAGCTGCGCTACGTGCCGCGGCAGCAGGTGGAGGCGTGGATCAGCGCCTTCCGCCAGCGCGCCGCCAGCCCGCAATTCGATGCCGCCGCGAGCCGCAACGTGATCGCCAACCGCCTGCGCATCCTGGGCGCGCTGCACCGCGGCGGCGCCCGCATCCTGATGGGGACCGACGCGCCGCAGCAGTTCAGCGTCCCCGGCTTCTCGCTGCACCGCGAGCTGCGCCGCATGTCGGCGGCGGGGATGAGCCCGTTCGCCATCCTCGCCTCGGGCACGCGCAGCGTGGGCGAGTACTTCCGCGGCCAGGACCGCTTCGGCACGGTCGCCGCCGGCCAGCGCGCCGACCTGCTGCTGCTGGACGCCAATCCGCTGGCCGACGTGGCGAACGTCTCCCGCATCGCTGGGGTGATGGCGCGCGGCCGCTGGCTCCCGCGCGCGGAGATCGACGCGGGCCTGGAGCGCATCGCCGCCGCCTATCGGTAGACTGTCCGATGCGGATCAGCGCACCGTGCGGTACTCGAACCCGGGGTAGGTGAAGGCGGGCTCGATCAGCTCGCAGTCACGCTCGCTGCCGCCGTGGCGAAGCACATCCCCGCGCCAGTAGCGGGTGACCGTTTCCGCCGTCGCGTCGACGATCGCGTTCGCCTCGTCCTGACGAAGGCCGAACCGCATCGACTGCGAGAGGAAGTTTTCCCGGGTCGCCAGGCGTCCCAGGCGGCCGCACTCCATGGCCAGGCGGCGCTCTTCCAGGCCCTGCCGCGAATTCGGCGTGAGGTCGTAGACCGGCGCGAGCCGCCACTCCCGCGAGGGGGCGATGACCGCGTGGTTCCGCGGGTGGTCGTCCACGTTGCAGATCAGGGCGTTCAGCACCATGCGGCGGAACAGCTCGGCCCTGTCCTCCCGCGGCCGCGCCGACCATCGCTGCAACTCGTCGGCAAGC
The sequence above is drawn from the Longimicrobium sp. genome and encodes:
- a CDS encoding amidohydrolase family protein; this encodes MPCALIPALALALAACAPPESPDTTVTAFVGVTVVPMDTERLLADQTVVVRGERIVEVGPARSVRIPEGARRVDGRGKWLMPGLAEMHGHVPPPSAPPAYTEHVLFLYLANGITTVRGMLGAPGQLELRRRAAAGEIASPTLYLAGPSFNGQSVSSPEQAISMVRAQKAEGWDLLKVHPGLTRPEYDAMARTARELGIRFGGHVPEEVGLMHAIEMGQETFDHIDGYVEALDGEEGPVDDARLAEVVRRTREAGAWVVPTMALWEVLYNTADLDSLRAYPELRYVPRQQVEAWISAFRQRAASPQFDAAASRNVIANRLRILGALHRGGARILMGTDAPQQFSVPGFSLHRELRRMSAAGMSPFAILASGTRSVGEYFRGQDRFGTVAAGQRADLLLLDANPLADVANVSRIAGVMARGRWLPRAEIDAGLERIAAAYR